The genomic stretch TCCTAACTTTAAAATTTTGCATGATATAAGAGTTTCCTGTTTTAATTtcagatttgaatttcgaaagcaAATAAGCAGGGACAACAGCCTGAATCATATCACGCTGCAAGAAATAAACATTTCATCATCAGTGGTTAATCAACACAAAACATATTATAGGTAATCAGTGGGGAACCATATCTTGCTACAGTACCTTAGAATCAACCAAAACCatctccatgtgttctttgtttgaagaacttgtGACAGTCCATAGATGTTTGCATCTAACAGCGATCTTCCACAAATCTTTTGAATCATTTATCTCTTTCAATGGCTCAATTGGGCGAGACATGATTCACATACAAACACTGCAAGAAGAGTAGAGATATCAGTTAATTATCGAAGATGAATCAAATGGAGATGAATATAAACAGTGTTTAACAGAAGTTAGAGACGAAGGTGATGGAGACGAAGGTAGTGTCTTGAGATGAAGGAGGAGTGAAAATCGCGGCGGAGGTGATGGAGATGAAGGATTTGTCTTGAGATGGAAGAGGAGCGAAAATTGCAGGGTATTGAGATGCAGCAGAATTGACATGGTTATGCATTTGTTCATGTTTTATGCAGCCTATGGAACACAAAAGGTTTATTGAACAATGAAAGGTTACAGTAATTGAAGTAATGGAGTTCTGTGTTTTCCAAGCCAGATATTGTGGCCTTTTTTCTTTCATTCACGTGGCCAGGGATTTAATGGGTAGGGGAGTAATTAAGGGTTGGCTTAGATATTTAAACCCAATTATATTCTCAATGCAGCTTTTGACATTATTTCACctgtaatataaaataatattatataaaatagattaaaaaaatgaaaaaccaaataaataaaaatgaaatcaaccaatcaaaaagtgACACAATAGATAGCATTTAATGTCAAATGAATATGGTGGCTTTATTTTTCAGAAGGACAAATTTACCCATAAAATTTAAACGGTTTTAGTTATTTAATCAGAGGGTTTAAAGTATAATTATCATGTACTTTACTTTTTCTATATTATAATAGATAGATAATAGATAGATATGAAAAAACAGCAGACATCTTAAATCATTGTAACACGTTTTATTTTTTCCAATGCATGGTAAACCCTAATACATTTCTATTTAATGATCGTATATTTTCAATGAATCAATTACCTCAATGCTATTTGTCTTTGTCTCTTCCAATACATTGAAAATAAGTAACATTGAttatatttttccatttgtttcttTACCGTTCCATAACCCTAAATATATGTATCACTTCTCCATTCCCtcttcattcccgtttttcttgtatcaatttttttaatctcTCTTTCAATCCGAATGTATATTTCAGATCTAAAGGTAAGCTTTTGTTTAAGTGTGGGAATCGATTCGTTTAAATCTTCTAATAATCTATTGTTTTATTAAATCTTCTAATAATCTATTACCTCTTCATTGCCATTTTTCAATTGTCGGTTTCTGAATATGTCTTATAATTGTCCGggattttcaaaaatatacaaaTATGACAAAAACAATGTGAAATAGTAATTTATAAACCACAAATATTCTGTCATTGATTATGAAAATTACTATGCATTAGCAAAGATAATAACTTTTTGGAGTGATTGCTTCAAACTGTTTTTGTCAATTGCAGTGAGACTTAGACTAAAGATAATAGATGTGGCAAAAGGAAAATTAAGACCGGGAGCAAGAATTATTCAAGTTGGAGGATTTGAGAAAGTGTTTATGAAAGTTTAGTATACCCTCATATACAATATATATTTTCATGTATTTCTTTCAAACATATTAATGAGTGAGGTCTCTATATTAATTTAGATCTTTTAATTTCCAAACAAAGTCGGAAGGAAAAAGTTGTTGTTTCTTTCAAGCTAAAGAATTTGAAGTAAGATTTTTCCACTTAATACAACTATATCAACTGTTATATAAATATTGATCAATATTGACATAATATTTCAATATTAGGAGTAATGTTATTCACCTGACATCTCTAACATTGTATTTATGTCTTTTGTAGAATCCATTGAAAATAGACAACGGAAAGTTGGTCACTGACAACATGGCATTACTACAACTTCATTATTTTGTTCTCTCGAAACATTACATGTTATTCTCATATTTGCAGTTATAATTAGTATTTGTCTAGAGTATTTTGGCATAATTCGTGTTATAGATGatactttttattataattataaatttaatagttTTCTCATTTCattgtgatattttatttaataaaatcttATTAACAAAGAAAATATTCATTGATTTCCTTTAAAGATGTGCCTATAAAAGAGATAAATGAAATGTTATACAACAAACAAATAAATGTGCCAAAAATTCTTTTATAgacttaattttatttatagactcaccattttttataagttGTCAgaacttttttatatatatttttttgtatataatgaaATTATGCAGTTATAGCATCATTGTCTAAAATTTATTTCCTAAATTAATTTTGACTGCATGAAGTAGCGTGTAGccgtatttttattttgaaaattcattGGAAATCATTACAGTaccttttatttaagttttatacCAGTGAAATATTTGTAATTAGTTCAATTAAATTTACAATTTTTTGATAGATAATTAATGTAATTTATGGtaaaaaaataagattttttcaataaataaattattcatagttttaattataaattaaattagtaGAATGTTTTATTTCTTAATAATCTAACTAAAATAATTACACTACAAAATGCTAGAGAAtcctcttaatatattattttctaccACTTGCAGTATAAAATGAATTGAAGTTTATCCACGTGCAGTATATAGTGAATTATTTCTCTAATAATTATTACATTTGATATTTACACAAAATATccattatttctaattatttcttACTATTTATTAAATCTACAATTAATTTGACTTCAAAACCAATCCTGAAGTAAACGTGTGTAgcgtatttttattttgaaaattgattGGAAACCTGCAAAAACTTTTCTCATTCTACTTTTACTTTTctcaattgaaaaaaaattgaaaccaaCTCTATTTTACTTTCAATGTGTTTTCTTAACTGAAATAAATAAAGcattagaaaaataatatttttaaaattaaaatccaataataataataacatctctaaaaaaaattttacaaataaATCCACACggttaacttttctttttttcaatccTAATTATTATCCACAAGATACTTTGCATTCTACAAGGTACTAatatcaggtttttatattttctgTCAATACCAATGATTCTAAAATACTaccttttatttatgttattaaaaCCTATAGAATCTTATAATcatgggttaatacctattttaccccctgccatatgggccctagttgaaaaaccccctgccaaaaaaaaagtttcaaaacatgcctcataaaatttcaaaagtttgcaTTTGGACCATTATCACGCCACATCATTAAAAAATCTGATGTGGCattattttctataattttttaataaaattatatgcCACATCACTAAGTCATGAAATGGAATGACCTAATTACCCTTAGTCTTTTTAACTTCATAAACCCAGGTTTCTCACCCTAATTCACATTCGTTGCTGCGTTATTCTTGTTCACCCAaggtttcttcttctccttcttgtttCGTTGCTGCGTTTTCAGATTTGAGTCAACAAACTTCGTCTCTTTTCTACTCTTTTCTTCATGAGTCAACAAATTTCATCTAACTCAAGCTTATCTTCAAATGGAAGAGTAACTCCCAAATGTGGCCACAATGTGTCCATGAAGTTATTTGTTTCAAAATCGGTTTCAAATCCAGGAAGAAAATATTGGAAGTGTAAGCTGTGGGGTAAAGAAGACGACTGCAACGCATTTATTTGGGATGATGAATTTTGCGGTGTAAGAGAATTTGGGCATCTTGATGTAGGATTTGCAGAACGAATGAGCAAAATTGAGAGAGACTTTCCACTAAAGATGGAAGCCATAGAGAAAAAGATTGATGTGCTAACAAAGAAGATGAATTATCTTTTAGTTGTGTTAATTTGTctttgggttttctttctctGTTCATGTAACAAATAATTTGTCTATGTGTTAATTTGTAAGACTTCTGTTATTGAATTTAGTCCAATTTATGTTATGTTGGTTCAAGTTAACTCATGTTGGTTTATCTGACAATTAATTTGTCTGTGTTGTAATGTCTttatgaaggtgtatggttgtaTTGAAATAGACTACAATGGAAATGACATTTGTTCTGATATGAAATTCTTATGTGTTTTATTATACCAAAATATGAAATTCTCATGTGTTTTAGTTAAGCCAATACCAAGTGAACTTGGATTGATTCCAAAATATTGACAATAACAAGTACATAAATAACAACTTGGAATGGTACCAAAATGGCACATAATTAACAACTTGGATGAGTACCAAAATGTCACATAATTAAAAGCTTGGATTGGATCCAATATGTTCTGATCAGTAGGAGTTACAAAATGGTACATAATGTGCTTAACATAAGTTCAATAACACAGTACATTTGAAATCACCAAAATGGCACCAAAATGGCACTTAAAGTACATAACTTAAAGACATTAAAACAGTCAGATAGAACTTTTAACACAGCTACTGAGTCATTCTCCTAGCAATTCCCTTCCACTTCTGTTTTGAGATCTTCTTTGATGCACTCCAACCAGATCCTTCAGGTTCATCAATTGTCAATGGTACATCGGGTGTTGATCCAGGCCCACCATGTCGTTTGGCATTTCTCACCCCCTTCAACCTCTCACTGACCCTTTTTCTTGTTGGCTTCACAGGCAagacatttttctttttctttgtaggaGGTTTTTTGACACTTGCTGAAGCTGGCACTGGTTCAGTCATTGCAGCAGGCTCTGAAACAGCTAAAGGAACACTTGTTGCAGCAGCAGGTTGCATAACAGCAGGTTGTGTGGGTTATCAACTTGTGATGTTTGTTCTTCAAAGAGAGACATCATATCATTAAGCAATGCATCCAACTCTGGGTCTTCAATCACAGATGGAACTGCCTCAGTTTGAGCCTCAGTTGGAGCTGCCTCAGTTGGAGCTGCCTCAGTTGGAGCTGCCTCAGTTGGAGCCGGCTCTTGTACATGTTTTCTTGATACTTTGGTCCTGGGTGTCTTCCTCTGCATTCATTATCAAACATCATAACatataatttgtcaaatataagaACATATAAAGACATGAATTGTGAGGGAATACCTTTCTCTTGAGTGCATTAGGATTTTGCTCAGTAGCTTGACACTTCCTAGAATTGTGGCCCAATTTGTCACACTTTGTGCATCTATAGGATACACCTACCCTTCTCATCCTTGATCCACTCTCATCCAACTCTCTAAACCTCAGTTTCTTAGGCCTTCCAGGTCCCTTCTTGTATTGTGGTGGCAACAAATTTTCAGCATCCACAGTGGGCCACATGTCCATGCCATTTATTGGactaacattgttttcataacatGCCCTATAAGCATCTCTCATGTAACAAGGATCAACATACTTTTCAGGATCTAAATTCTGATATTGCAAGGCAGAAACAGCATGTCTACAAGGTATGCCTACAAGATCCCAAAAGCAACAAGTGCAACTTTTCTTCCCAATGTCAACAACAAACTGCAACCCATTATATGGGTGATGAACTTGCCACAAATCACCACTACTCCATGTAGGCAGCCATTCTCCACTAAAATGAGTTTCCTTGTCAAGCCTTTTCCTAGGATTAGGCATGACATTATGCTTCCACTTATTCATCAAAACATCACACTTAGGGTAAAATGAAAAAGAATGCTTACACCACAGTTTTGTTGGCACTCCCATCAACCAATCCCATGCCTTCTTGTCAAGTTGCTTAAGctcattcatcttcttctcccAAGCCTGGAAGTATGTGGCCTTGGCAGCCCCCATTAAAAGGTCCCTAATGGCAGCTCCACCACCAAATTTCTTCTTGAAATTTGCATACAGATGTCTGAGGCACACCCTATGTTCTATCTGTTCAAACATCTCCTCAAAAACACTAACAAGCCCCTAAAACCAGCATAAGCACACAACAGAAAAAGAACAACATTAGCACTATACTATAGAAATGAATCATTTAGTACTATACCATAAAAATGAATAACAAACACATAATGTACCTTTTGTTGATCTGATATAAAAACATACTTTCTCTCAGATCCAATGTCTTCCATCAGCAATTGCATAAACCATCTCCAGCTTTCCTTTGTCTCGGTCTCCACCACACCAAATGCCAAAGGATAATATTGGTCATTTGGGTCCCTTGCTACAGCAATTAACAGTTGACCTCCATATTGTGTCTTAAGATGACACCCATCTACACCTATAAATGGTCTACAACCATGGGTAAACCCTTTCTTGCAGCCATCCAAACAGAAATAAAACCTCCCAAATCTTGGTGGTAGTGTTGGATGTGGTCTCTCAGTGTTTATCTTGACAGTATTACCAGCACAATGGTTTCTCAACTCAGCTGCATAACTCCACAACATATTATACTGTTCCTTTGCATCACCTTCAATTATTTCATCAGCAATAGCTTTTGCTCTCCAAGCTTTTCCTTTGGTGATGCCTACTGCATATTTCTGTCTAAGCTCAGCCATAATTTCAGACAACTTTACTTTCCCTTGTGATTTCCTCTTTTCAACCACTAACTTAGAAACCCACTTGGAATTGGCAGACTTGTTATTTAATACCCTTGCACATGTGTGGGTCCCCACCCAAGTCTTTATCTGGTATGTGTGACTGTCTCCCACTTTACTACATAATGCCAAAAAGCCACATTTACCCTTGCACTCAACCCTAACCCTATAACTCTCATTCTTAACAAAACTTATCTCTCTACCATTTAATACAGACCACTCCCTAATAGCATCTTTAAATTCAGAGAGAGATTTGAACTCCATACCTAATTTGAATTGAAAGTCTTTGTTGAGCAGCTCTGATCTGAACTTGTCATACTTTGGCTTGGAAGGTTTCTCACCCATATCACTTTCATCAGCATCTGAACTATCAAGTTCCTCACTAGCATAATCCACATCTTCATCATTGGTTGTATTCCTCTTTGAACTAGATCCTAAGACACTCTTGGGCACCAATAGATTAACCTTCTTTACCATGCTTTTGGCTTTCATGTTTTTGGGATCCTTGGATGCACAACGCTCGAATCTCAAAGATTTCCCATGGACATTCACCCTATTCCCACTCTCGGGCAGAACTACCTCCACTTGATCGAATTGTTCATCTTCTACTTCAATCACTCTTTCCTCTTCACTATCATCGAAACATTCTCCTGCATCAGTATCAGAACCACTGCTCTCAGTTTCACTAGATGTGCTGAAGTCATCCACATTAGGATGAACCACCTTGGTCATCATGTCCTTGACACCATGCTCCACCCAAATATGGCCATCAACCTTACAAGCCATACAATGCTTAGCAATTTCTACACAAGCTGCATCATCAACAACATTCATAAAGCCTTCATCTAGTTGCGGTATCTTTCGCCATAGCCTAAAACCTTCATATCCCCAATCCCTAACCAAACTAACAGCTTCAAAAAAACTCCATTTATCTTCATCCTGACCTTCAACAATAGTGTCGCTACCCCCTCTGTAATACATATGACCCTCTTGCACGAAGTGTCCCCCATGGTGAAATACTACACCAAAAACACCCATACCTGCAGAAAAGAGACAATATTCCGTCCAACATTTCAGAAAGATTTTCACTTGGGACCACAATCACAAGAAGACAATACGTACGAGAATAGAAATCACAAGAAGACAATACGTACCTTTTTTAACTTCGAATCTAAAGCGTAATCAGAGTGAGTGTGCGAAATCGTATTCAGAGAGTGCAAAATCGTATTCAAGTTTTGCTTTGTTACGGTGAAGTCTTGACAACAGTGGAAGATGaaaatgaagaaccctaattgtaGGGTCTGAAACGATAACAAAATCAAATGCACATCAGAAATGAAGTTAAAAAGACTAAGGGTAATTAGGTCATTCCATTTCATGACTTAGTGATGTGgcatataattttattaaaaaattacagAAAATAATGCCACATCAGATTTTTTAATGATGTGGCGTGATAAAGGTCCAAAtgcaaacttttgaaattttatgaggcatgttttgaaactttttttttggcaggggggtttttcaactagggcccatatggcagggggtaaaataggtattaaccctataatCATTAtactatcttttatttatttcttttcaaaTTATCTCTCGTTTCCAAGAACAAAATCTTTGCATTCTAAGAGTTTTAcaccaattaaaaataaaactttgaaaagttttacaccaattaaaaataaaactttgaaaagttttacaccaattaaaaataaaactttgaAAACATAATTATAGATTAAATCGTTTTTTAAtaatggaaaataattttaaaagtggGCTAATTGcatcatttcataaaaaaaaacttttatttatATGGAATTTAGACATTTATACTAcaatttcaattattatttaataataataatcatatttaattttacgaaatacatttaaaatattaattaattaattcaattatataaacGAGAATATGTGTTGTacacttatttttataaatggtaataggtcataaatatttttataaacggttaaaagtcaactattgatacaaatatttgtataaatagaaaaggctataattaattttataaacggaaaaaagtcGACGGTTGAcggttgatacaattatttttataaacaggaataagttataaatatttttataaacgggaaaaactCTAtcattgatacaattatttttataaacgggaataatttataaatatttttataaactgcAAAAAgtatattgttgatacaattatttttataaatgggaaaaagttacaaatatttttataattacgaaaaaagtcaactattgataaaattatttttctaaacagaaataagttacaaatatttttataaatggacaCACTGTTTCTAAAACCTTGCATCCGCCCTACAAAACCATGGGTGCGGAGCGTGGAGGATATAGAATTGTGTCTCTATGTGAAGTGTACTACATCATATACTCATATATTCTTTAACATAATTTCTATCTATATCCTTGACAACAACTACAATctgataaataaaattaatatttatggtAGAGCCTTTTCCCAGTGCGCGGATACCCAACGAGGAGGGTGTTAGTGGTTTATCATTGGGTCAATAATGCTAATCCCTCTTTATTTTTGTGCTACTCCTAGGGCGGGAAGAAGATAAGAAAACGCGAAGCGTTCTattaatttctattaaaaaaaatactatagaTCAAATCTACAAAAGAATTAATATTTGTTCCATTTGCATTGTAGGTACTACTGTGACTACTGCGATACCAACGTGTTTCCGTCAACGACAGTGGTGGTGGTAAGATTCGGAATGAATTCTATGTGACTTTTTTAGTTTAGGTTTTGTTATTAACTTACCCTcccttaaaccctaattttaggttGATTTATTCTGTGTGATATTTGTTCTGCCAAATTTGTAATGAGTTGTTTTGTTTCGGGGATTTATGGTGCCATGGATGTTGCAGGGAGTTTTATATGTTCGATTACCAGAATTAGGATTTCTACTCATGGCGGAACAACCTCTCCCGTTCGAGGATCATGCAATTCCGGCTGCTGACGACGAAGAGGACTGCGCCGGCGGCGATGATACCATGTATGAATTGGAGTGGTCGGATTCCAAATTGTTGATATTTTTTATCGACTCAAATGGCAATGGGGTAAGTTATCTTTTGATTAGCTGatgtaaagaatttttttttatgctttggtGGCGGCAAAGAAATTTCACAATCGATTATTGATAACAAAACTGCTTTAACTTTTGCTGTTATTTTATTTCTCTCTAAAGATCTATGATGATGTTTTGCTTGGCATAATTAGGCAAAATGTTATTCACTAGCAATCAAATGGTTTCCTTCATTCAAAACATGAACTCAAAGGTCGCAACTTTTAACCATTCATGAATTCTACTTTTCTATATTTCGAATTCTATCTTATTGTCTAATAATCTAAACTCAATTGATAGCAAATTGggatatcttttttttttccataagCAATTTCTTATATTAAGAAAatggagtactaggggtactccaaCCCTTACAAGAAAAATCCTACAGCCTTACACAACTAGAATGCTATGTTACAAACACAACAATGGATTTTTATACCATTCATAAAAACTACATACTAATCTATCCTTGGCTTCCATAGATAGTGGTCTTCCACATAGACAGCGGTAAGCGGGTTGCATATGATTTGAGTGTCGTGTTCATATCTAAGGGTAAATTTCTTTATTTGCTGTTAAATTTGATATGAGAAAGAGTTCTTTCTATGACTTATTTTGAATTCAACTTTTATTCGTAGTATTAGGAGGACTCATGGCTGAAAGTGCATAGAAATTGCAGGTTTTTTCCTAATAAAAAGAATGGTTAATATATAAGAAGGAATTACAATGTCTGCCACAGTGTGTTTTCCCATGAAGTTATTGGAATGAAGTTATTGGAATACACCTAAAGACACTGTTGCAATATCAGTTGTATAATAGCTTATGTTTATGTTACGTGCTTATATAAGAACTAATCATGTTCTTGCTCAACAGGATCGTGCTCATGGAAGGTTCCCATCTTTTCTGCCTTCCAATCAGTACGGTACTGACTTCCGAGGTTTGTGATAGTAGAAATGTTTAGTTTTAATAATGACAGTAACATGTCTATCAAGAATTTCCTTCCCAGAAAACAAGACCCCtctcatttcaatttccaatgatAAGGATCTACAGCAAATGGTTA from Vicia villosa cultivar HV-30 ecotype Madison, WI unplaced genomic scaffold, Vvil1.0 ctg.000655F_1_1, whole genome shotgun sequence encodes the following:
- the LOC131630180 gene encoding uncharacterized protein LOC131630180, with protein sequence MGVFGVVFHHGGHFVQEGHMYYRGGSDTIVEGQDEDKWSFFEAVSLVRDWGYEGFRLWRKIPQLDEGFMNVVDDAACVEIAKHCMACKVDGHIWVEHGVKDMMTKVVHPNVDDFSTSSETESSGSDTDAGECFDDSEEERVIEVEDEQFDQVEVVLPESGNRVNVHGKSLRFERCASKDPKNMKAKSMVKKVNLLVPKSVLGSSSKRNTTNDEDVDYASEELDSSDADESDMGEKPSKPKYDKFRSELLNKDFQFKLGMEFKSLSEFKDAIREWSVLNGREISFVKNESYRVRVECKGKCGFLALCSKVGDSHTYQIKTWVGTHTCARVLNNKSANSKWVSKLVVEKRKSQGKVKLSEIMAELRQKYAVGITKGKAWRAKAIADEIIEGDAKEQYNMLWSYAAELRNHCAGNTVKINTERPHPTLPPRFGRFYFCLDGCKKGFTHGCRPFIGVDGCHLKTQYGGQLLIAVARDPNDQYYPLAFGVVETETKESWRWFMQLLMEDIGSERKYVFISDQQKGLVSVFEEMFEQIEHRVCLRHLYANFKKKFGGGAAIRDLLMGAAKATYFQAWEKKMNELKQLDKKAWDWLMGVPTKLWCKHSFSFYPKCDVLMNKWKHNVMPNPRKRLDKETHFSGEWLPTWSSGDLWQVHHPYNGLQFVVDIGKKSCTCCFWDLVGIPCRHAVSALQYQNLDPEKYVDPCYMRDAYRACYENNVSPINGMDMWPTVDAENLLPPQYKKGPGRPKKLRFRELDESGSRMRRVGVSYRCTKCDKLGHNSRKCQATEQNPNALKRKRKTPRTKVSRKHVQEPAPTEAAPTEAAPTEAAPTEAQTEAVPSVIEDPELDALLNDMMSLFEEQTSQVDNPHNLLLCNLLLQQVFL